The genomic interval CAGTTCCAGCTGCATCTGCGAACGCAGTTTCTTGTCCAGCGCCCCCATCGGCTCGTCGAGCAGCAGCAGCTTGGGGCGCTTGGCCAGCGAGCGGGCCAGGGCCACACGCTGACGCTGGCCACCGGATAACTGGTGCGGCTTGCGCTTGGCGTACTGGGTCATGTGCACCAGCTTGAGCATCTCCTCCACGCGGGCATCGATCTCGGCCTTGGGCATCTTGTCCTGCTGCAGGCCAAAGGCGATGTTCTGCGCCACGGTCATGTGCGGGAACAGCGCATAAGACTGGAACATCATGTTGATCGGCCGCTCGTAGGGCGGCATGTCGGTGATGTCGACGCCATCGAGGAAGATTCGCCCTTCGGTCGGGCGCTCGAAGCCGGCCAGCATGCGCAGCAAGGTCGATTTGCCAGAACCGGAGCCACCCAGCAGGGCAAAGATCTCGCCTTTGCGGATTTCCAGCGACACATCGTCTACGGCGATGGTTTCGTCGAATTTTTTCGTGACCCGGTCGATCTTGACCAGCACCTGCTTGGGTTGCTGGCCACCCTCGAGGGCTTTCTTATAGGCACCGGAGGCAACTGCCATGAGTGAAACTCCCAACAAGATTTGTGTGCCCGCCCCTGCTTTGCGGCGGGCCTGGATTGTTACTTGCCCGACTTGACCTTGGTCCAGCTGCGGGTCATCAAACGTTGCACCTTGGGTGGCAACTCACTGTTGACGAACATCTTGTCCAGCACTTCCTGCGGTGGGTATACCGCGGCGTCAGTCCTCACGGCCTGGTCCATCAGGTCGCCAGCCTTGGGGTTCGGGTTGGCGTAACCGACGTAATCACTGACCTGGGCGATAACCTCAGGTTTCAGCAAATAGTTGATGAAGGCGTGGGCCTCTTTGACGTTCTTGGCATCCTTGGGGATCGCCAGCACGTCGAACCAGAGGTTGCCGCCTTCCTTGGGAATGGCATAGGCCAGGTTCACACCCTTCTTCGCTTCTTCAGCGCGGGCCTTGGCCTGGAACACATCTCCGGAGAAGCCTGCCGCGACGCAGATGTCGCCGTTGGCCAGGTCGGTGATGTACTTGGACGAGTGGAAGTAGGTCACGTACGGGCGCACGGCCAGCAGCTTCTGCTCCGCTTTTGCATAATCCTTGGGGTCGGTGCTGTTGGGGTTGAGCCCCATGTAGTTGAGTACCGCCGGCAGCATTTCGTCCGCCGAGTCGAGGAAGGCCACGCCGCACTTGGAGAGCTTCTTCATGTTCTCGGGTTCGAACAGCACGGCCCAGGAGTCGATGGTGTCCACGCCCAGCGCGGCCTTCACCTTGTCGACGTTGTAACCGATGCCGTTGGTGCCCCACAGGTAAGGCACGGCGTACTGGTTGCCCGGGTCGTTCTTTTCCAGGCGCTTCATCAACCCAGGGTCCAGGTTGGAATAATTGGGCAGCAGGTTCTTGTCGAGCTTCTGGAACGCGCCCGCCTTGATCTGCTTGCCGAGGAAATGGTTGGACGGCACCACCACGTCATAGCCGGTATTACCGGCCAGCAGCTTGCCTTCCAGGGTTTCGTTGGAATCGAACACGTCCTGCACGGGCTTGATGCCCGTTGCTTTCTCGAAGTCCGCGAGTGTGGTCGGGCCGATATAGTCGGACCAGTTGTAGAAGTGCACCGTAGGCGCCGCTTGGACGCTGCATGCCAGCGTCAGGCCCGCACCAGCCATCAAGGCCTTGCGGTATACAGAAATAGACAAGTGGGTGCTCCTCACAATCAGTGCCTGGGTCGCGACAATGCTGCCGCACACGCAAAACCGGCGCGCAACTTACCTTCGCAGCTTCGATGCCGCAATCAACAATTGCCTTTCACTGGCTCTGGGCCGGTAAAGCCCGGCCCAGAGGTGTCGCATAGGGCTTATTTGCCCGATTTGATCTTGGTCCAGCTGCGGGTGATTACACGCTGCACAGAAGCGTCAGGCGCAGCGATCGCGTACAGCTGCTTCTTCACTTCGGCAGGCGGGTAGATGCTCGGGTCACCGCTGATGTCTTTGTTCACGAGCGCAGTGGCAGCCTGGTTGCCGTTCGGGAAGCGCACGGCGTTGGTGATCTCGGCCATGATTTCCGGCTGCATCAGGAAGTCCATGAACTGATAGGCGGCGTCTTTATGCTCGGCATCTTTGGGGATGGCGACCATGTCATAGAAGGTACCGGCGCCTTCTTTCGGAATGACGTAGTCCACTTTCACCTTGTCGCCAGCTTCGTGGGCGCGGGCCTTGGACTGCTCCAGGTCACCCGAGTAACCGACCGCCACGCAGATGTTGCCGTTGGCCATGTCGCCGATGTACTTGGACGAGTGGAAGTAGGTGATCGAAGGACGAATCTTGAGGAACAGGTCCTCGGCGGCCTTCAGGTCTTCTTTTTTGGTGCTGTTGCTCGGCAGGCCCAGGTAGTGCAGCGCGGCCGGGATCATTTCGGTCGGTGCATCGAGGAAGCTCACACCGCAGCTTTTGAGCTTGGCGATGTTCTCAGGCTTGAACACCACGTCCCACGAGTCGATCTTGTCCACGCCCAGCGCGGCCTTGACCTTCTCCGGGTTGTAGCCGATGCCGATCGAGCCCCACATGTACGGGAAGGCGTGCTTGTTGTCCTTGTCGCTGGCATCGCCAACGGCTTTGAGCAGGTCGGGGTCGAGGTTCTTCCAGTTCGGCAGCTTGGAACGGTCCAGCTCCTCGTAAACACCCGCCTTGATCTGCTTGGCCAGGAAGTTGTTGGACGGCACCACGATGTCGTAGCCCGACTTGCCTGCCAGCAGCTTGGCTTCGAGGGTTTCGTTGCTGTCGAAGACGTCGTACTTGACCTTGATACCGGTCTGCTTCTCGAACTTGGCGATGGTGTCCGGCGCGATGTAGTCCGACCAGTTGTAGACGTTCAACACCTTGTCTTCAGCCTGAACAGCGGAGGCCATGGCACCCATAAGGGCGGCGGCCAGCAACGTCTTGCCCATTTTCTTCATGCGTAATGCTCCAGAATTTTTGTTTAGCCTTCCGTTCAGCAGCCAGGACCCACGGTGCAGAGCGCGCGGCGACTGAAACAGTCGCTAGTCTGGCAAGTTACAAGGCCCTGTATCAAGGAAAGCAGGGCGTTGTAACGACTTAATGTCACATCGCTAGCCTAGCAGGTGCTCAGTTGATCGCCTGGAGCGTCAGGTCCAGGCATTTGCGCGCCTTTTCCACCAGCTCGTCGATCTCCGCATGGCTGATCACCAGCGGCGGCGCGATGATCATGGTGTCACCCACCGCGCGCATGATCAGGCCATTTTCGAAGCAGAAGTTGCGGCAGATCATGCCCACACCCTTGCCCTCGTAACGGCTGCGGGTGGCCTTGTCCTTGACCAGCTCGATCGCGCCGAGCATGCCAAGGCCACGGACTTCACCCACCAGTGGGTGGTCCTGCAGCTCACGCAAACGCTTTTGCAAATACGGTGCCGCTTCAGTGCGCGCCTTCTCGACAATTTTCTCGTCGCGCAGGATGCGCAGGTTTTCCAGGCCCACCGCGGCCGCGACCGGATGACCCGAATAGGTGAAACCGTGGTTGAAGTCACCGCCTTCGCTGATGACCTTGGCCACTTTGTCACGCACGATCACACCGCCCATGGGGATGTAACCGGAGGTCAGGCCCTTGGCGATGGTCATAAGGTCGGGCTTGAGGTCGTAATAGTCAGAGCCGAACCATTCGCCGGTACGGCCGAAACCGCAGATGACTTCGTCGGCAACGAACAGGATGTCGTACTTGGCAAGAATCTCCTTCACCTTCGGCCAATAGGTTTCTGGCGGGATGATCACGCCGCCTGCGCCCTGGATAGGCTCGGCGATGAAGGCGGCGACGTTGTCTTCGCCCACTTCGAGGATTTTCTTCTCCAGCTGCTCGGCCGCCCAGACACCGAACGCATCCGGGGTCATGTCACCGCCTTCGCCGAACCAGTACGGCTGCGGGATGTGCACGATGCCCGGGATCGGCAGGCCGCCCTGCTCGTGCATGCCGCTCATGCCGCCCAGGCAAGCACCGGCGAAGGTGGAGCCGTGATAGCCGTTGATACGGCCGATGATGGTCTGCTTGTGCGGTTTGCCCTTCAGCGCCCAGTAGTGACGCACCATGCGCAGCACGGTGTCGTTGCCTTCTGAGCCGGAGCCGGTGAAGAACACATGGGTCATGCCTTCGGGCGCCACATCGGTGATCGCCTTGGCCAGTTCCAGCGCAGGCGGGTGAGCAGTCTGGAAGAACAAGTTGTAGTACGGCAGCTCGCGCATCTGCTTTTCTGCCGCCTGCACCAGCTCTTCACGGCCGTAACCGACCGCCACGCACCACAGGCCCGCCATGCCGTCGAGGATCTTGTGCCCCTCGCTGTCCCACAAATGCACGCCCTGGGCCTTGGTGATAATGCGCGGCCCCTTCTCCTTCAGCTGCTTGTAGTCACTGAAAGGTGCGAGATGGTGCTCCCCGCTCAGGGTTTGCCATTCACGGGTTTGCGGGTTGTTGACGCTCATGTGCTTCTCCGTTGTTCGACAGCCGCGCTCCAGCGGCCCCAGGGTTTATCAGACAGCGAACAGCAGGAACTCACGCTCCCAGGAACTGATGACGCGTTTGAAGTTCTCGTGCTCGGCGCGCTTGGTGGCGACGTAGCCGGTAATGAATTTCTTGCCCAGGTACTGCACCAACGCTCGGCTGTTTTCCATGCGCTCCAGGGCATCTTCGATGGTCAGCGGCAGGCGCAGGTTGCGGCGTTCGTAGCCACGGCCCTGCACCGGCGCGCTGGCCTCGATGCCTTCGACCATGCCGATGTAGCCACACAGCAGGCTGGCGGCAATGGCCAGGTAAGGGTTGGCGTCAGCGCCCGGCAGGCGGTTCTCGACCCGGCGGCTTTGCGGGCCGGCATCCGGTACGCGCAGGCCGACGGTGCGGTTTTCTTCGCCCCACTCCACGTTCACCGGCGCCGACGTGTCGGGCAGGAAGCGGCGGAACGAGTTGACGTTGGGGGCGAACAGCGGCAGCGCCTCGGGGATGAACTTCTGCAAGCCACCGATGTGGTTGAGGAACAGCTCGCTCATGCTGCCGTCTTCATTGCTGAAGATGTTCTTGCCAGTGGCCAGGTCGACCACGCTCTGGTGCAGGTGCATGGCACTGCCCGGCTCGCCGGTCATGGGCTTGGCCATGAAGGTGGCGGCCACGTTGTGCTTGAGTGCAGCCTCGCGCATGGTGCGCTTGAACACCAGGATCTGGTCGGCCAGGTGCAGGGCGTTGCCGTGACGGAAGTTGATTTCCATCTGCGCCGTGCCGTCTTCGTGAATCAGCGTGTCCAGGTCCAGCTGCTGCAGTTCGCACCAGTCGTACACGTCTTCGAACAGCGGGTCGAATTCGTTGGCGGCTTCGATCGAGAACGACTGGCGGCCGGTTTCCGGGCGGCCCGAACGGCCTACCGGGGGCTGCAACGGGAAGTCCGGGTCTTCGCTGCGCTTGGTCAGGTAGAACTCCATCTCGGGCGCGACAATCGGCTGCCAGCCCTTGTCGGCGTAGAGCTTGAGGACTTTCTTCAACACGTTGCGCGGCGACAGTTCGACCGGGTTGCCCTTCTTGTCGTAGGTGTCGTGGATCACCTGCGCTGTCGGCTCGATGGCCCACGGCACCAGGAACACGGCGTTCTCGTCGGGGCGGCAGATCATGTCGATGTCGGCCGGGTCGAGCAGTTCGTAATAGATGTCGTCGTCGACGTAGTCGCCAGTCACGGTCTGCAGCAGCACGCTCTCGGGCAGGCGCATGCCTTTTTCAGCGATGAATTTGTTGGTGGGCGAAATCTTGCCGCGCGTGATGCCGGTCAGGTCACTGATCATGCATTCGACTTCGGTGATCTTGTGCTCTTTCAACCAATCGGTGAGCTGGTCGAGGTTGTTACTCATAAATACCTCAGGAGGTAAGGTGGGCCGCACGTTGATTCTGGATGGAGTAGATTGCTAAAGCAAAAACCCCCGCGCAGCGCCGCAGTGGATACACTGAAAACAAGTGTGTCCATAATGAGTTGGAAGGGCAGGAAGACGAAGTGAAAGGCGGCAAGCCGCTTCGAGGCCAGGACCGTAGACGCCAAACGTCAATTATTGCGGCCAGGGCGACCACGCCATTGACGAAGCTTGCAAAAACGACAGAGGTACCCGTTGGCACTGCGCAGGCAGTGCTTTCAGGTCGCGGCAAGCGGACCATGTGACCCTCGTATTATTGTGTTCTGGGTTGTGACCGAGCTTAGCCTTGTTCATTTTTTTACACAACACCCGCGTAAAAAATAAAAGACGGCACGCTTGAGATACCCCTTTGCAGGTGAAATAGCGGATAATGGCACGCCCCGATTTGCAGCAAATCTGCCGTAGATGTGCCATTTCAGGGCATCATGGGGTTGGCTTGACATCAGTATGGCTTTTCGATTGACTGGTCCTGCAAGCCCCCCTTGATTGATATTTTTAACAACAAAGGTGTTGCATCATGTCGGTACCCCCGCGTGCCGTTCAGCTTAACGAAGCGAACGCGTTCCTTAAGGAACATCCTGAGGTTCTCTACGTTGACCTTCTGATTGCAGATATGAATGGTGTGGTGCGCGGCAAGCGCATTGAGCGCACCAGCCTCCACAAGGTTTACGAGAAAGGCATCAACCTGCCGGCCTCCCTCTTCGCCCTGGACATCAACGGTTCCACCGTCGAAAGTACCGGGCTTGGCCTGGACATTGGCGATGCTGACCGCATCTGCTACCCGATCCCCGACACGCTCTGTAACGAGCCGTGGCAAAAGCGCCCCACTGCCCAACTGCTGATGACCATGCACGAGATCGAAGGCGAGCCGTTCTTCGCCGACCCTCGTGAAGTGCTGCGTCAGGTGGTGAGCAAGTTCGACGAGATGGGCCTCACCATTTGCGCTGCATTCGAACTGGAGTTCTACCTGATCGACCAGGAGAACGTGAACGGCCGCCCGCAGCCGCCGCGCTCGCCAATTTCGGGCAAACGCCCGCAGTCGACCCAGGTGTACCTGATCGACGACCTCGACGAATATGCCGACTGCCTGCAGGACATCCTCGAAGGCGCGAAAGAACAAGGCATCCCGGCCGACGCCATCGTCAAGGAAAGCGCCCCGGCGCAGTTCGAAGTCAACCTGCACCACGTCCCCGACCCGCTCAAGGCCTGTGACTACGCAGTACTGCTCAAGCGGTTGATCAAGAACATTGCGTACGACCATGAAATGGATACCACCTTCATGGCCAAGCCCTACCCGGGCCAGGCAGGCAACGGCCTGCATGTACACATTTCCGTGCTGGACAAAGATGGCCACAACATCTTCACCAGCGAGGATCCCGAGCAGAACGCCGCGCTACGTCACGCTGTCGGCGGTGTGCTCGAGACCCTGCCCGCGTCCATGGCGTTCCTTTGCCCGAACGTCAACTCGTACCGCCGCTTTGGCGCGCAGTTCTATGTTCCGAACGCGCCAAGCTGGGGCCTGGACAACCGCACCGTAGCGCTGCGGGTGCCAACAGGCTCGGCAGATGCCGTGCGCCTCGAGCACCGGGTCGCCGGCGCCGACGCCAACCCGTACCTGATGATGGCGGCCGTGCTGGCAGGCGTGCACCACGGCCTGACCAACAAGATCGAGCCGGGCAAGCCAATCGAAGGCAACTCGTACGAGCAGCTGGAGCAGAGCCTGCCGAACAACCTGCGCGATGCCTTGCGCGAGCTGGACGACAGCGAGATCCTCAACAAGTACATCGATCCGAAGTACATCGACATCTTCGTCGCGTGCAAGGAAAGCGAGCTGGAGGAGTTCGAGCACTCGATCTCCGACCTCGAGTACAACTGGTACCTGCATACCGTGTAAACAAAAACGCCGCCCCTCAAGGGCGGCGTTCTTGTTTGAGACCGGTGTCGCCCGCTTCCGCAGGTAAGCCACAAGCTTCAGCACTGGAGATTACCCTGTGGGAGCGGGCTTGTCCCGCGAAGAGGCCGGTACAGGCTTAAAGCGGTTTCTCGAAAATCTTCGAATTGCGCTGGTAGTTGTACAGCGAAGCCCGCGCCGATGGCAGCCGCTCCACACCGCTGGGTGCAAAACCGCGCTCACGGAACCAGTGCGCCGTACGCGTCGTGAGCACGAACAGGGTATTCAACCCCATCTGCCGCGCCCGGCTCTCGATGCGCTCCAGCAATTCATCTCCGCGCCCGCCGTGGCGGTATTCCGGGTTCACCGCCAGGCATGCCAGTTCCCCTGCCTCGGAGTCGGCAATCGGGTACAACGCCGCACAGGCGATGATCATGCCCTCGCGCTCGACCACGCTGAACTGCTCGATCTCCCGCTCCAGCACTTCACGCGAGCGGCGCACCAGAATGCCCTGCTCTTCCAGCGGGCTGATCAGTTCCAGCAAGCCGCCCACATCCTCGATGGTTGCCTCGCGCACCACTTCGAACTGCTCCTGCGACACGAGCGTACCGCCACCACCCCGGGTGAACAGCTCGGTCAGCAGTGCGCCGTCCTCGGCATAACTGACAATGTGGCTGCGCGCCACGCCGCCCTTGCAGGCCTCGGCGGCGGCGTCCAGCAGTTCGCCCTGGTAGTCGCTGCCCAGACGCTGCAGGTGCGGGGCAACCTGCTGCGGGCGCAGTTCCCGCACCAGCTTGCCGTCGGCGTCCAGCAGGCCCGGCTCGGCGCCGAATAGCAGCAACTTGTCGGCCCCCAGTTCGATGGCGGCACGGGTGGCCACATCTTCACAGGCCAGGTTGAAGATTTCGCCGGTGGGCGAGTAGCCCAGCGGCGACAACAGCACGATGGAGCGCTCGTCGAGCAGGCGGCTGATGCCCTTGCGGTCGACCCGGCGCACTTCACCGGTGTGGTGGTAGTCCACCCCTTCGAGCACGCCGATCGGCCGTGCGGTAACCAGGTTGCCAGACGCCACCCGCAGGCGCGAGCCTTGCATCGGCGACGCGGCGATGTCCATCGACAGGCGTGCCTCGATGGCCAGGCGCAGGGCGCCAACGGCATCGATCACGCAGTCCAGGGTGGCGGCATCGGTGATACGCAGGCCATGGTGGTAGTGCGGGGTCAGCCCGCGCTCGGCCAATCGGCTTTCGATCTGCGGGCGCGAGCCATGCACCAGCACCAGGCGCACGCCAAGGCTGTGCAGCAACACCAGGTCGTGGACGATGTTGCCGAAATTAGGGTGTTCCACCCCATCGCCGGGGAGCATGACCACGAAGGTGCAGTCGCGATGGGCATTGATGTACGGGGAGGCGTGACGCAGCCAGTTGACGTAGTCGGGCATGACAGGGCCTGTGGATAAGTGGACGGAGAACGGCGATACAAGGGGCGTTCAAGATCATCGTCGGAACAGGCTTGCGGTCACGCGCGGTCTCCTCTAGGCAGGAACGAATCAACTCGATTGACGTTTAGTGCAGGCAATAGTGCCGGATCAGGTCACGCAATAGACGCACGGTAGGCTCGATTCGTGACATTTCAAGGTATTCGCCGGGCTGGTGGGCACAGGCGATGTCGCCAGGGCCCAGCACGATGGTCTGGCAGCCCAGCTGCTGAAGATAAGGCGCTTCGGTGCCAAACGCCACCGCTTCGGCGCGATGGCCGGTCAGGCGTTCCGCCACTTGCACCAGCTCGGCATCGGCAGCCTGCTCGAACGGCGGCACCTCCGGGAACAACGGTGCGTAGTCAATGCGCACATCATGGCGCTCGGCCACGGGCACCAGCTTTTCGCGTATGGCTGCGCGCAATTGCTCCACATCCATGCCCGGCAGCGGCCGCAGGTCGAATTCGAGCGCACACTGGCCACAGATGCGGTTGGGGTTGTCGCCGCCGTGGATGCAGCCGAAGTTCAGGGTCGGGGTCGGCACGGTGAACTGCGGGTTGCGGTAGGTTTGCTGCCATTGCTGGCGCAAGCCCATCAGCTCGGCCATCACCGCGTGCATGGCCTCCAGGGCGCTGCGGCCCAGGCTTGGGTCCGACGAATGGCCGCTGCGCCCGAGGATGTCGATGCGGTCCATGAGAATGCCCTTGTGCATGCGGATCGGCCGCAGCCCGGTAGGCTCGCCGATGACCGCAGCACGGCCCAGGGGCTGGCCGGCCTCAGCCAGGGCGCGGGCACCGGACATGGAGCTTTCTTCGTCGCAGGTGGCGAGGATCAGCAGTGGCTGCTTGAAGTCGTGCTCCAACAGCGGGATGACGGCTTCGATGACCAAGGCGAAAAAGCCCTTCATGTCACAGCTGCCCAGGCCGACCCAGCGGCCATCGACCTCGGTCAGCTTCAGCGGGTCGCTGGCCCACAGTTGTTCGTCATAGGGGACGGTATCGCTGTGCCCAGCCAGCACCAGGCCACCCGGGCCGCTGCCGCGGCTGGCCAGCAGGTTGAACTTGCCCGCAGTGACCTGCTGGATGTCGCATTTGAACCCCAGGTCGCCCAGCCACCCCGCCAGCAGGTCGATCACGTGGCGGTTGGACTGGTCCAGCGCAGGTTGGGTGCAACTGACCGAAGGCGCGGCGATCAAGGCGGCAAACTGGTCTTTCAGCGTCGGCAACGGCATGCACATACTCCTCGGAAGCGTTGCCCATCATAGGACTATCCGCTGTCTGGAATAAACCGTTGGTGGCTGACTGCTGTAGACTCTCCGCCAACCACGCCCCTCTTTCGAGTCTGTGATGCACAAAGAAACCGAACTGAAGCTCCGCGCCAGCCGCGAGACCCTTGCCGCCCTGCGCGAGCACCCTCTGCTGAAAAAGCGCAACAAGTCCGGCTGGCAGACCCGTGAACTGCTCAACCAGTACTTCGACACCCCCGAGCGTGAGCTGTCCGCCGCCCGTGTCGCTCTGCGCCTGCGCCGCGATGGCGATGCCGTCATCCAGACCCTCAAATGCCGCGGCACCAGCGTGGCCGGCCTGTCCGAGCGCAACGAGTACGAATGGAACCTGGACAAGGTCAAGCTCGACCTGAAGAAGCTGGACGCCACCTGCTGGCCCGAGCAACTGGCAGACCTGGACAAGAAAACCATCAAGCCGCTGTTCACCACCGACTTCAGCCGTGAATACGCCGAAATCGCCTGGGGCCGTGGCAAGAGCAAAGTGGTGATCGAAGCCGCGCTGGACCAGGGCTTCGTGATCGCCGGCAAGCGCAAGGAAGAGATCTGCGAGCTGGAGCTGGAACTGCGCGAAGGTGACCCGCAAGCACTGCTGGAGCTTGCCGCCGAGCTGGCCGCCAGCCTGCCGCTGATGCCCTGCGACATCAGCAAAGCCGAGCGTGGCTACCGCCTGCTGGAGCCGGACAGCTACGAGTTGGGCCTGCCGCACAGCGAGCTGGACGCCGAGATGGCCCTGGACGACGCTTACGCCGCATTGGCCTGGCAACTGCTGGGCAGCAGCCAGCGCCTGGCCGAGCAGTACCGCCACAACGGCCACTGGCGCCTGCTGCAGGACTGGGTCGAGTGCCTGAGCGAGCTGCGCGCCCTCACCGCCAGCCTTGGCCAGGCCGCGCCACGCGCGAGCACCCGTGAGCTGCGCAGCAGCCTCGACGCCCTGCTGGAAGACTGGCGCCCGCTGGTGCAGGCCGGCAACGATGACGAAGACATCCGCCGCGCTGCCCCCGAGCAGTTCGCCGAAGAACTGGAAGACGTGCGCTGGGGCCAGTTCTCGCTGGAAACCTCGCGCTGGCTGCTGGCCCGTTCCTGGACCGTGGAGCGCAAAGGCCGTGGCGAACGCCAGGGCAAGGCGCAGCTGGCCAGCTGGCTGGCACACCTGCTGGGCGAAGAAGGCCGCGCGTTGAAGCTGCCGCTGTACACCCAGCGCCCAGAAGACCTGGCCGAGCAGCTGCCACGTATCGAGCAACTGCTGGCCTGGCTACACCATGCTCGCCAGGTGCTGGAAGCGCCGCAGATGGACCGCCTGTATGGCGACCTGAAGAAGCTGCACGAGCTGGCCGAACTGCCAATCAGTGATGAAGTGCTGGACGCACGTATCGAACAGGCTCGGGCAGTGGATCAGAGTCGCGGCTGGAAGCACCTGATCAAGGCTTGATACCGCGTCGCCATTTCGCGGCGGTTCGGCGCCGCGAATGGCCTCACCGCGACAGCGGCAGGCTGGTGGTGGACTTGATCTCGGACAGCGCCACAATAGAGTTCACTTCCTGGATACCCGGCACGTTCGACAGTTTTTCGAAGAAGAACCGTTCGTAGGCCTCGATATCCGACGTGACGATGCGCAGTAGAAAGTCCACTGCCCCCATCAGCACATAACACTCCAGCACCTCCGGAAACCCGCGGATCGCCTCGGTAAACTCGGTGAAGTTGGAGCGCCCGTGAGCATTGAGCTTCACCTCGGCGAAAATTTGCGTGTTCAGGCCGACTTTCTTGCGGTCCAGCAAGGTCACCTGCCCGCGAATCACCCCCTCTTCCTTCAAGCGCTGTATGCGCCGCCAGCACGGCGATTGCGACAGCCCCACGCGCTCGGCGATCTGCGCGCTGGACAGCGAAGCGTCCTCTTGCAGCAATTCGAGAATGCGGCGGTCGTAGGCGTCCAGCTCACTATGCATTGTTCAATCTCATGATTGGCATTATCTGAATTGATCAATTCATCAAATAGGCAAAATGATCAAATGATAGCGAAAAAATGCCGCGCCTGACGTGCAAGAATTTCTCCCACATTCGCGGAGACCAGCATGAACGCACAGCCCCGTACCGACGCCTGGGCCGCCAGCAACGCCCACAGCACCGTGCACTACCGCCTGCAAGCAGATGCCGAGCCCGACAGCCTGTGCCGCGTGCTCAACCTGTTTGCCCTGCAGTTCCTGACCCCGCACAGCGTGCACGTCAGCCAGCAGGATGACTGGCTGGACATCGAAGTCGGCATTGGCGGCCTGAGCTGGCACCGGGCCGAGGTGATTGCGCAGAAACTGCGTAACCTGGTGTGTGTGGGTGAAGTGAGCCTGACCAACATGCACCGGGTGGAGCTGGCGGTTGTATGAATATTTGCGGCGCTATCGCCGGCACAGAAATAGCAAATTCCTGAAACCCTTCACCTCCGATGCTCTTCCGCCGCCCGGCTAGCCTTGATCAGCACTTCCCCATCAGGCACGGACGCCAACCATGCACACCCCCGACAACCTGGAACTCGATCT from Pseudomonas fortuita carries:
- a CDS encoding polyamine ABC transporter substrate-binding protein, which produces MKKMGKTLLAAALMGAMASAVQAEDKVLNVYNWSDYIAPDTIAKFEKQTGIKVKYDVFDSNETLEAKLLAGKSGYDIVVPSNNFLAKQIKAGVYEELDRSKLPNWKNLDPDLLKAVGDASDKDNKHAFPYMWGSIGIGYNPEKVKAALGVDKIDSWDVVFKPENIAKLKSCGVSFLDAPTEMIPAALHYLGLPSNSTKKEDLKAAEDLFLKIRPSITYFHSSKYIGDMANGNICVAVGYSGDLEQSKARAHEAGDKVKVDYVIPKEGAGTFYDMVAIPKDAEHKDAAYQFMDFLMQPEIMAEITNAVRFPNGNQAATALVNKDISGDPSIYPPAEVKKQLYAIAAPDASVQRVITRSWTKIKSGK
- a CDS encoding polyamine ABC transporter substrate-binding protein, whose amino-acid sequence is MSISVYRKALMAGAGLTLACSVQAAPTVHFYNWSDYIGPTTLADFEKATGIKPVQDVFDSNETLEGKLLAGNTGYDVVVPSNHFLGKQIKAGAFQKLDKNLLPNYSNLDPGLMKRLEKNDPGNQYAVPYLWGTNGIGYNVDKVKAALGVDTIDSWAVLFEPENMKKLSKCGVAFLDSADEMLPAVLNYMGLNPNSTDPKDYAKAEQKLLAVRPYVTYFHSSKYITDLANGDICVAAGFSGDVFQAKARAEEAKKGVNLAYAIPKEGGNLWFDVLAIPKDAKNVKEAHAFINYLLKPEVIAQVSDYVGYANPNPKAGDLMDQAVRTDAAVYPPQEVLDKMFVNSELPPKVQRLMTRSWTKVKSGK
- a CDS encoding glutamine synthetase family protein, coding for MSVPPRAVQLNEANAFLKEHPEVLYVDLLIADMNGVVRGKRIERTSLHKVYEKGINLPASLFALDINGSTVESTGLGLDIGDADRICYPIPDTLCNEPWQKRPTAQLLMTMHEIEGEPFFADPREVLRQVVSKFDEMGLTICAAFELEFYLIDQENVNGRPQPPRSPISGKRPQSTQVYLIDDLDEYADCLQDILEGAKEQGIPADAIVKESAPAQFEVNLHHVPDPLKACDYAVLLKRLIKNIAYDHEMDTTFMAKPYPGQAGNGLHVHISVLDKDGHNIFTSEDPEQNAALRHAVGGVLETLPASMAFLCPNVNSYRRFGAQFYVPNAPSWGLDNRTVALRVPTGSADAVRLEHRVAGADANPYLMMAAVLAGVHHGLTNKIEPGKPIEGNSYEQLEQSLPNNLRDALRELDDSEILNKYIDPKYIDIFVACKESELEEFEHSISDLEYNWYLHTV
- a CDS encoding aspartate aminotransferase family protein, translating into MSVNNPQTREWQTLSGEHHLAPFSDYKQLKEKGPRIITKAQGVHLWDSEGHKILDGMAGLWCVAVGYGREELVQAAEKQMRELPYYNLFFQTAHPPALELAKAITDVAPEGMTHVFFTGSGSEGNDTVLRMVRHYWALKGKPHKQTIIGRINGYHGSTFAGACLGGMSGMHEQGGLPIPGIVHIPQPYWFGEGGDMTPDAFGVWAAEQLEKKILEVGEDNVAAFIAEPIQGAGGVIIPPETYWPKVKEILAKYDILFVADEVICGFGRTGEWFGSDYYDLKPDLMTIAKGLTSGYIPMGGVIVRDKVAKVISEGGDFNHGFTYSGHPVAAAVGLENLRILRDEKIVEKARTEAAPYLQKRLRELQDHPLVGEVRGLGMLGAIELVKDKATRSRYEGKGVGMICRNFCFENGLIMRAVGDTMIIAPPLVISHAEIDELVEKARKCLDLTLQAIN
- the potA gene encoding polyamine ABC transporter ATP-binding protein codes for the protein MAVASGAYKKALEGGQQPKQVLVKIDRVTKKFDETIAVDDVSLEIRKGEIFALLGGSGSGKSTLLRMLAGFERPTEGRIFLDGVDITDMPPYERPINMMFQSYALFPHMTVAQNIAFGLQQDKMPKAEIDARVEEMLKLVHMTQYAKRKPHQLSGGQRQRVALARSLAKRPKLLLLDEPMGALDKKLRSQMQLELVEIIERVGVTCVMVTHDQEEAMTMAQRIAIMHLGWIAQIGSPVDIYETPTSRLVCEFIGNVNLFEGDVVDDAEGYAIIASPELERKIYVGHGITTSVEDKHITYALRPEKLLVTTKQPDFEHNWSRGKVHDIAYLGGHSVFYVELPSGKVVQSFVANAERQGTRPTWGDEVYVWWEDDSGVVLRS
- a CDS encoding glutamine synthetase family protein; the encoded protein is MSNNLDQLTDWLKEHKITEVECMISDLTGITRGKISPTNKFIAEKGMRLPESVLLQTVTGDYVDDDIYYELLDPADIDMICRPDENAVFLVPWAIEPTAQVIHDTYDKKGNPVELSPRNVLKKVLKLYADKGWQPIVAPEMEFYLTKRSEDPDFPLQPPVGRSGRPETGRQSFSIEAANEFDPLFEDVYDWCELQQLDLDTLIHEDGTAQMEINFRHGNALHLADQILVFKRTMREAALKHNVAATFMAKPMTGEPGSAMHLHQSVVDLATGKNIFSNEDGSMSELFLNHIGGLQKFIPEALPLFAPNVNSFRRFLPDTSAPVNVEWGEENRTVGLRVPDAGPQSRRVENRLPGADANPYLAIAASLLCGYIGMVEGIEASAPVQGRGYERRNLRLPLTIEDALERMENSRALVQYLGKKFITGYVATKRAEHENFKRVISSWEREFLLFAV